In one Pasteuria penetrans genomic region, the following are encoded:
- a CDS encoding IS256 family transposase: MGSIIAGYSTLFGELDLEVPRTRWEFSPYSLPRYQSAKNTLKDFIYRLYLPGLSLRNSSKLLEERFNLRTPPETLSQWLQPYYNDAIQYFERDLSTTVYTAIGMDTLFVPIREEGRYVSKAIAVSTGITAEGRRDIVGITPSPDENVESYDQHIGKLKERGLNVNDIRIVTTDGHRAFPLVVRKHFPHHTVHQRCYVHAIRNIMNAAPKSMKKEMAKDASYVLRSGDMGQALERWSECAGKYRFGNKATCEAWERLSPKKISLSLQAASITQNPILLPYILSTNYTESLNALFRERTNSKKGGFVSLEVAMKELMLTAFYWVGKQKENPNPLPVEDLLSIPADYESEISNGEPLPTTAYDFHPLLCTEQGRGCMDDVHTLDF, translated from the coding sequence ATGGGGTCTATCATCGCGGGATATAGCACACTGTTTGGGGAACTAGATCTAGAGGTTCCTAGGACAAGATGGGAATTTTCACCGTACTCGTTACCACGTTATCAGAGTGCAAAGAATACCCTCAAAGATTTCATTTATCGTCTTTATCTTCCGGGCCTCTCCTTGCGAAATAGTAGTAAACTACTGGAGGAAAGATTCAACCTTCGGACGCCCCCGGAAACGCTTTCGCAGTGGTTGCAACCTTATTACAACGATGCTATACAATATTTCGAAAGGGATCTGAGCACGACAGTATATACAGCCATAGGCATGGATACTCTCTTTGTTCCCATTCGGGAGGAGGGTCGTTATGTTTCGAAGGCGATCGCAGTCAGCACGGGTATCACGGCGGAGGGGAGGCGGGACATAGTAGGGATCACCCCCTCGCCTGATGAGAATGTGGAATCCTATGATCAGCACATAGGGAAACTAAAGGAACGGGGCTTGAATGTCAACGACATACGTATTGTCACCACAGATGGGCATAGGGCTTTTCCCTTAGTTGTACGCAAGCATTTTCCTCACCATACGGTTCACCAACGATGTTACGTTCACGCGATTCGTAACATCATGAATGCAGCCCCTAAAAGTATGAAGAAGGAAATGGCTAAGGACGCTTCTTACGTCTTACGGTCTGGGGATATGGGACAGGCACTAGAACGGTGGTCCGAGTGTGCAGGGAAGTATCGGTTTGGAAATAAGGCGACATGCGAAGCATGGGAAAGGCTCAGTCCTAAAAAAATCTCCTTGAGTTTGCAAGCGGCATCCATAACTCAAAACCCCATACTTCTGCCCTATATACTATCCACGAACTACACGGAATCGCTGAATGCTCTGTTTCGTGAGAGAACGAATAGCAAAAAAGGTGGATTCGTTAGTCTTGAGGTAGCGATGAAGGAATTGATGCTTACCGCTTTCTATTGGGTGGGGAAACAAAAAGAAAACCCCAACCCATTGCCTGTCGAGGATCTTCTTTCGATCCCTGCTGACTACGAGTCCGAAATTTCGAACGGAGAACCTCTCCCCACCACGGCTTATGACTTTCATCCCCTCTTATGCACGGAACAAGGGCGGGGTTGTATGGACGATGTCCATACCCTTGATTTCTAG